The following coding sequences lie in one Salvia splendens isolate huo1 unplaced genomic scaffold, SspV2 ctg922, whole genome shotgun sequence genomic window:
- the LOC121791811 gene encoding probable ribose-5-phosphate isomerase 1, translating into MAIAQRIARAAVEQPKLVGPAAPPPLQAVALTQDDLKKIAAYKAVEHVKSGMVVGLGTGSTAKHAVDRIAQLLRQGKLKNIVGVPTSTQTHEQAVSLGIPLSDLGSHPVVDLAIDGADEVDPSLNLVKGRGGSLLREKMVESVAKKFIVIVDESKLVKYVGGSRLAMPVEVVQFSWSHSLKRLEALFAHAGCVAQLRKAAAEGGGKKPYVTDNNNYIIDLYFEKEIGDLNRASDAVLRLPGIVDHGMFIGLATSVIIAGVDGVTIKTKKGNEIELDYFCYSDLRKGL; encoded by the coding sequence ATGGCCATTGCTCAACGGATCGCCCGCGCCGCGGTGGAGCAGCCGAAGCTAGTCGGCCCCGCCGCGCCTCCGCCGCTGCAGGCCGTTGCCCTCACGCAGGACGATTTGAAGAAGATCGCCGCTTACAAGGCCGTCGAGCACGTGAAATCCGGCATGGTGGTGGGGCTCGGCACCGGCTCCACGGCCAAGCACGCCGTCGACCGAATCGCGCAGCTCCTCCGCCAGGGGAAGCTGAAAAACATCGTCGGCGTGCCGACGTCAACGCAGACGCACGAGCAGGCAGTCTCGCTCGGCATCCCCCTCTCGGATCTCGGCTCCCACCCCGTCGTCGATTTGGCGATCGACGGCGCGGATGAGGTCGATCCCTCGCTCAATTTGGTTAAGGGGCGCGGAGGGAGCCTATTGAGGGAGAAAATGGTGGAATCTGTCGCGAAGAAATTCATCGTGATTGTTGACGAATCGAAATTGGTGAAATACGTCGGCGGAAGCAGGCTCGCAATGCCGGTTGAGGTCGTGCAGTTTAGCTGGAGCCATTCGCTGAAGAGGCTTGAGGCGCTATTCGCGCACGCCGGCTGTGTAGCACAGCTGCggaaggcggcggcggagggcggCGGGAAAAAGCCCTATGTGACTGACAacaacaattacataattgattTGTATTTCGAGAAGGAAATTGGGGATTTGAATAGGGCGAGCGATGCGGTGTTGAGGCTTCCTGGAATCGTCGATCACGGGATGTTTATCGGATTAGCAACCTCTGTGATTATCGCCGGAGTCGACGGCGTCACGATCAAGACGAAGAAAGGGAATGAGATTGAGCTGGATTATTTTTGCTACAGCGATTTGAGGAAAGGGTTATAA